The Streptomyces sp. GSL17-111 region GTAGCGCACCAGTTCGGCGGCGAACATCAGCGCGTGGGCGGCCATCAGCGCCATCGTGGTCAGGCTCGTCGTGCGGTGCCAGCGCTCCAGCGTCTCCCGGCGGACCGGCAGGCGGGCCGGCCGGCGGCCGGAGAGCAGGAGTCCGAACATGACCGTGCCCCAGGCCCACAGGAGCCCGGACCAGCCGAACGCCTGGCTGAGCAGGTACATCCAGTAGGTGCCGGGGTCGTCCATGAAGGGCATGACGGCGACGGTGTCCGAAGTGCCGGAGTCCATGCGCACGTACAGGAAGACGAACACGGCGGCCGTCACGAGCACCGCAGCGGCGGCGTCGGGCAGGGCGGCGCGGAGATCACCGCGCAGAGCCACCCGGTCGGGGGGAGGGGGCGTGCGTCCCGCCGGGGTGGCGGTTCCCGCCTCCTGGGGCCTCACCTCGTCCCGTCTCACCTCGGACGGCATCGCGGACCTCCCGTTTCTCAGAGCACCGCGGAAGAACGGTGCGCCTGGTTCGTGGGCGACCAGTCTGACCGATGTGACGAAGCGTCATAGAGGCGTGTTCAGGACAGAGTGGCCGGGACGATCAGTCAGCGGTACCGGAAGCGGAACGACGTGCGCCGTTTCCTGTGCGCCGGGCCGCTCACGCCCGGGACACCGTGGTGACGCACCCCCTCTTTCCGGCCAACCGCCGATGCGCCACTGTCGGGTCACACGGGAGGTCCCTACGCTGGGCGCGCAGCCGGTTCGGGCCTCCCGTTCGTCCTCCCGGGGCGCACGTGGGGAGCGACGCAAGAGGGAACCCGGTGGGAATCCGGGACTGTCCCGCAGCGGTGAGTGGGAACGAAAGCCGTCAACGACACTGGGCCCGCGTCGGTCCGGGAAGGGACGGCCGGTAGGGGTCCGCCTCTGGGTGGACGTGCCGACGAGTCCGAAGACCTGCCGCTGCGCCCGTGCGGCACGCGCGGGTTGTGCACGGTGACCTCGTGGACTGGGTCGGCGGTACGGACGGTCGCACGTTCCGGCGTGCCGCGTCCCCTCCCCGGCCCCGTGTTCGCGGCCCGGACGGAGGAGGACGTGTGCGTGACACCCGGAGTGCGCCTCCGAGAGCGGTGCCCATGTCAGGCGTCTGCCACGGCACCCTCGGCGAGCTGTACCAGGGCCCGCTGCGGGCCGGACCCGCACCGGAGATCGCGGTGGTCTCCTTCCCCGTGGAGCGTCACAGTTGGGTGTACTTCACCCCGGGGGCGGCCACGGCGGAAGCGAGTCCTTCGGCCCTCGGGGAGAAGTCGGCGACGGCGGCACGGCTCTTCCTGCAGCACTACGGCCTCACCCTGCCGCCGGGCGAGTGGAGTCGGCACTCGGATCTGCCGGTGGGCGTGGGCATGGCCAGTTCCACGGCCGACATCGTGGCGACCCTGCGCTGCCTTTTCCGGTTGTTCTCGCTGGAGTACGACGCGGACGTGATCCTCGGCGTCCTGGCGGCGATCGAGCGCTCCGACAGCGTCTTCCTCGACGAGTTCGCCCTGCACCTGAGCGGTCGGCACCGGGTGGTGCGGCGGCTGGGCACGGGCATTGGGTTCCACACCGCCTTCGTCACCGAGCCCGGCACCGTGGACACGGCCGCCGTGACACCGCGCCTGTTGGACCACTACCGGCGGCGGGGCGAGGAGTACGAGCGGTGCCTGGCCGACCTCCTCAAGGGTTTCGACTCGGCCGACCCCGCCGCCGTGGCCCGGGCCGCGTCGGCCAGCGCGGCCCTCTCCCAGGAGGTACTGCCCAAGACGACGTACGACGGCCTGCTCGCCCACCGCGACGAGTTCGGCGCCGAGGGAGTCTTCGTCGCCCACACGGGCTGCCTGATCGGCTACCTGTTCACCCACCGCCCGGATTCCGCGACCCGGGCCGATCTGTCCGCGTACGTCCGCTCGCTCGGCCATCAGTGCTCATTCGCCCAAGGAGGCTACGGGTGATCCACCCCCACATCACCGACGCCCTGAAGGTTCCCGACCTGGTCCGGCTCACCGACGGCACGGTCCTGCTGCGGTTCGAGTCCATGAAGATCTACTCCGCGCTGGCGGCCGTCCGCCACCTGCTCGACCGGGGCACGGTCCGCCCCGGACAGACCCTCATCGACAGCTCCAGCGGCATCTACGCCCACGCGCTCGCCCTCGCGTGCCACCGGTACGGGATGCGGTGCCACATCGTCGCCTCCACCACCGTGGACGCCACCACGCTCGCGCAGCTGGAGGTCCTCGGCGCCACCGTGGAACAGGTCGAGCCGTCAGAGAACCTGAAACTCGATCAGGAGTTACGGGTGCGGCGCGTCCGGGAGATCCTCGCCGAGCGTCCCGGCCACCACTGGATGCGCCAGTACCACGACGACATCCACTACCTCGGCTACCGCGACGTGGCCGACCGGATCGCGGCGACGGTGCCCGGTGCCGCGCTGACCGTCGTCGGCGGTGTCGGGTCGGGCGCCTCCACCGGCGGCCTCGTCGAACGGCTGCGGAGCAGGGACCCCTCGGTGCGCCTCGTCGGCGTCCAGCCCTTCGGCAGCATCACGTTCGGCAGCCAGAAGCACCACGATCCCGAGGCGATCATCGCGGGCATCGGGTCGTCGATCGTCTTCGACAACGTCCGCCACCACCTCTACGACACCGTGCACTGGCTGGACTTCACCCACGCGATGGCCGGTGCGATCGCCCTGCTGCGCGACCACGCGGTGTTCGCCGGGCTCTCCACCGGCGCCGCGTTCCTGGCCGCGACGTACGAGGCACGCCGCCACCCCGACCGGCTGCACCTGGTGGTCGGCGCCGACACCGGCCACCGCTACGTCGAGCGCGTGTTCGCGCGGCACGCGGAGGCCCTGGACCCGACGGCCCTCAAGCCCGTCGAGGTGGGCGGACCGGAGGACATGACCATGCCCTGGTCCCGCACGACGTGGAAGCGCGCCGCCTGCCCGGATCGCTGGAAGGAGCCCGCCGCATGACCGTGGCCTGCCTGGAGTCCCTGACGTTCGGCCTCGGCCGCCTGGTGGACGCCGCCGGGGCGCTCGGCGAGCGGCTGCTCCTGCTGACGCGCGACCCGTCCTTCTACGCCTACGAACTGGACCGCCTGCCCCCCGGCTCCCTCGACGTCGTCGAGACCGACACCTTCGACGTGGAGCGGCTCACCGGCCACCTCCAGGACACCCCCGGGCTGCGCGGCCTGATCAGCTCCACGGACACCTGGACGCTCACCGGGGCGGAACTCACCGCCCGGCTGGGCCTACCCGGTCTCGACCCCGCCGTGCTGAGGCTGACCCGCGACAAGGCCGCCGTACGCAACCGCCTGCACGGAGCCGGACTCACGCGCGGACAGGCCGTCGAGGTCCCCGCCACGGACCCGGGCGCCCGCGAGCAGCTCCTCAAGGAGGTGGGGCTGCCCGCCGTCCTGAAGGACACGGCGGGGACCGGCAGCCAGAACGTCTGGCTCGTCCGGAACGAGGAGGAGCTCGACCGGGCGCTGGGCCAGAGCGCGGGACGGTCCCTGAAGGGTCGGCTGTTCGCCGAGCCGTACTTCAGCGGGCCCGTGTACAGCGCCGAGACCCTCACCTGGGACCACCGCACCCGACTGCTCGGCGTCTCCAGCCGGCTCATGTCGCCCGAGCCCCGCTTCCGCGAGGAGATCACGGCCTTCCCCGTGGCCTTCCCGGAGCCTCGGCGGGCGTCGCTGGAGCGGTGGCTCGACGCCGTGCTCGACACCGTCGGGTACACCGACCGCTTCGCCCACGTGGAGTTCGTCCTGACCGCCGACGGGCCGGAAGTGGTGGAGATCAACCCACGGATCGGCGGGGCGCTGGTCGGTGAGGGACTGTGCCGGGCGCTCGGGGTCAACGTGTACGAGGCGATGGTCGAGACGGCGCTCGGCCGCCGCCCCGGCCTGGTGGACACCGAGCCGCCCGGCGGACCGGCCGTCGCCTTCGTCCTCGGCTACCCGTCCGAACCCGGCCTGTTCACCGGCGTCGCGGGGCTCGATCGGCTGCCGGGCATGCCGGGAGCGCCCACCTGGTACCCGGTGCGCCGGATCGGCGACCCCGTCGAGCACCTGGACGACAGCCGTGGGTACGCCGGCATCGTCTACGCCGAGGCGGAGACCGCCGAACTGGCCACGCACCGCGCCGTGGCCGCCGCGGGCGCGCTGCGCGTGCTCACCGAGCCGTTCCCCGCACCGGACGGACGGCAGGCCGAGGGTGGCTGAGACCGCCCGGGGGGAGCCGGGGCTGCGGGCTGCGCTCCTCCCGCTCACCGGCCCCCTGCGCTTCCTGCTGCTCAGCTCGTTCCTCATCCCGCTCGGCAGCTTCATGGTGCTGCCGTTCATGTCCGTGTTCCTGCACGAACGGCTCGGCATGGGCCTCGGCACCGTCGGTGTCGTCCTGGCCGCCGCGTCGCTCGTACAGTTCTCCGGCGGCCTCTTCGGCGGAGCCCTCGCGGAGCGTGTCGGGCTGCGCCGCACCATGGTCTGGGCCCTGAGCGTGCGGACGGCCGGCTTCGTCGGGCTGCTGCTCGCGCTGCGCTGGCCGTCCCTGGCCGTCGGCGCCCTCGTCCTCACCTGCTGCGGGGCCGCGCTCTACCTGCCCGCCAACAAGGCGTACCTGGTGCACGGGGTCGACGACGAGCGCCGTCCGGCGTTCCTCTCGGCGGGCAACGCGGCGCTCAACGCGGGCATGGCCGTCGGGCCGCTGATCGCCGGACCGTTCGTCCTGTCGGCGCCCGGCTGGCTGTTCGCGTCCGCCACGGGCCTGTTCCTCGTCGTCACGGCGGGCCACGCGCGGCTGCCCGAGGCGGGCGCCGGGCGGCCGCCGGACGGCGGCGCCCGCTCGGGCGTCCTGGCCGGCCTGGTGGCACTTCCCTTCGCCGCCAACGCGCTCGCCTTCTACCTCTACTTCCACTTCCAGCACTTCCTGGCGGTGTACGCCGTCGAGCGGGCCTCGGGCACGTTCTACAGCCTGGTCCTGCTGCTCTGCTTCACCCTGGTCATCGTCGTGCAGCCGGTGGCGTCCGGACTGATCCGGCGCATGCCCTACGCCTTGGCCCTCACTCTCGGCTTCCTGGGCATGGCGGCCGGACTGGCCGTGCTGGCCGCCGGGACCCGGGCGGCGATGCTGGCGGGCGCGGCGCTGATCACGCTGGGCGACATCGTGCTGTTCCTGAAGAACGACCTGGAGGCCCTGCGCCGCAGCCCCCGCTCCGACGCCGTCGTCTTCGGCCAGCAGCGGCTGGCCGCGGGCCTGGGGGCGTGCGCCAGCGGCGTGCTCGGCGGTCAGCTGTACGGCTTCGGTGAAAGCGCCGGGCACACCGGCTGGTTCTGGCTGCTGGCCGCCGCGCAGTGCCTCCTGCTGCCCCCTGCCCTGCTGGCCCTGCGCCGCCGCGCACCCGGTCGGCCCCACCACGACGACCACGAAGGAGCACTGACGCCGAAATGACCTCCACCGGTGGGTTCCTGGACGACGACTTCTGGACCGAGTTCCACGACTTCCTCTTCTCCGAGCAGCGCTACGCCCAGGCCGAGGAACTGCTGAAGACCTCTCCCCTGCTCTCCTTCTCCCCCGGCACCCGGGTGCTGGACCTGTGTTGCGGGCCGGGGGTGTTCACCGTGCCGCTCGCCCGCCGGGGCCACGAGGTGACCGGGGTGGACCTCAGCCCGGCGATGCTGGAACGCGCCCGCGCACGGACCGCCGACGCCGGTGCGCGCGTCGCCTACGTCCGGGCCGACGCGCGCACGTACGAGCCACCGGAGGCGTTCGACGTCGTGCTCAACCTGTTCACCTCCTTCGGGTACTTCGAGGACCCCGCCGACAACGCCCGCGTCCTGCGCACCCTGCACGACTGTCTGACGCCCGGCGGCACCCTCGTCCTGGACCTGGCGGGCAAGGAGCTGCTGGCCCGTCGGGTCACGCCGCCGAAGGTGGTGCGGCGGGGCGAGGACCTGATGGTGCAGACCGACACCGTGCTGGACGACTGGGCGCGGCTGCGCAGCGACTGGGTTCTGGTGCGGGGTGAGCGGGTGACGCGGGCCACGCTCGTGTGGTTCGTGTACAGCGCCGTGGAGCTGCGGCGCATGGCCGAGGAGGCGGGTTTCGGCCAAGTGGAGGTCTTCGGCGGGTTCGATGGCCGCCCCTACGACGAGCACGCCGAGCGGCTCGTCCTGCGGGGGCGCCGTCCACACTGACCGAAGACAGACCGAAGGCAGACCGACTGGACGGTATGCACGAGGAGGCTTCTCCCCTATGCTCCTGACCGCGTCCCGCCCTCCCGCGTGTGCGGCCGAGAGGCCGCCGCCGGGCCGATCCCCTGTGGAGCAGCCATGGCCGTCGACCCCGAAGGTGCCGAGCTCGCCCGGTTCGTTGCGGAGGATCCGGGCCGGCCCCTCGTGATGCTCAACCTGCTGCGCTTCGCGCCCGGCGGGCGGACCCTGTACGGGGAGTACACCCGGCGGACGGCCGCCTTTCTGGCGCGCTACGGAGGCGAACTGCTCTACTCCGGCGACGGCGAGACGCCCCTCGTCGCCGAGCGGGGGCAGGCGTGGGACGCGGTCCTGCTCGTGCGGTACCCCGACCGGCAGGCGTTCAGCCGCATGGTGGCCGACCCCGAGTACCAGGAGATCACCGGCCTGCGGACCCGCGCCCTCAGCGAAGCCGTACTCCAGCCGACCACGCCATGGGGCACGCAGCGGAGGGCGTGACCGCACGCGGAACGGCCGGACGCGGGGGCCGCACGGAGCCGCGCACGGGTGCCGCGCGCGACTGGAGTGCGCCGTGGTGCCGATGTTTCAGGTGGTGTTCACCGAACAGGTGTACCAACCCCAAATCTCCGGCACGAATTTCACACATCCTCTCTTCATATCAACTGCCAATGGTCTAGATTGACCGTGCTTCAGCCGTTCGGGCGTGGGGCGAACCGTAATGATCTTTAGGTCCGGGACCCACGGACGGCGAGCAGTCGCGTCCCCGGTGCCGGGCTTGGGGGTGGTCGATTCCCGGAGCCCGGGAGGAAGCCTCCGGTGCGGGGAGCACCTGGGGTTTCGCGTTCCCGTGGCCCTCGGGCGACAGGCAGGGCACACGGATCCGCTGCGGCCGCATGCGGTCGTGGAACGTGGCGCCGGCCCGGCCAGGACGTGCACGGAGGCGGGAAGCCGCCTGCCGTGGGGAGGGACAGCGGGGCGGTGAGACGGGGGCCGCCCACCAGGAGGGTCAGTGTGGGGCGAGCACGTCGAACCTGGGGGGTTCTGTGCGGCAAGCGGGATTAGTCAGCCCGTCTCCGTCGGCGCACGGGCGTCTGACGAGCGGGACGATCAGCAGGCCCACGATCGACTGGGAGCAGCGGTACCGGCGCTACGTCATCGGCGCCGACACGGTGGCCGCCGCCTGCGTGGTGGCGGCGATCGGCAACTTCTTCGGGGCCCGGGACGCGGCCGACTGGCACGAGAAGTGGGGCATTCTCGCCTTCGCCACCGAACTGCTGGTCCTGGGAACGCTCGCCGTGAGCCGGGCATGGGCTCCGGCGGTACTCGGACAGGGCGCCGAGGAATTCCGCCGGCTCGGACGCGCGCTGTTCACGGCGACCGTCGTGCTCGCGCTCGCCGGAATCGCCCTGACCTCGCGCAATATCAAACTCTGGATCTTCGTCGCGATTCCCGCGATCGCGCTCGTCACCATGACGGTGCGCTATCTGTTGCGCCTGTGGCTGCACAAGCAGCGCAACGAGGGCCGGTGCCTGCGTCCGGTGCTCGCGGCCGGGAGCCCGGCCACCGTGCACGACCTCATCACCCGCACCCGTAAGTTCCCCCACCTGGGCTGGCGGGTGGACGCTGTGTGCACACCGGACGGCCT contains the following coding sequences:
- a CDS encoding cysteine synthase family protein; the encoded protein is MIHPHITDALKVPDLVRLTDGTVLLRFESMKIYSALAAVRHLLDRGTVRPGQTLIDSSSGIYAHALALACHRYGMRCHIVASTTVDATTLAQLEVLGATVEQVEPSENLKLDQELRVRRVREILAERPGHHWMRQYHDDIHYLGYRDVADRIAATVPGAALTVVGGVGSGASTGGLVERLRSRDPSVRLVGVQPFGSITFGSQKHHDPEAIIAGIGSSIVFDNVRHHLYDTVHWLDFTHAMAGAIALLRDHAVFAGLSTGAAFLAATYEARRHPDRLHLVVGADTGHRYVERVFARHAEALDPTALKPVEVGGPEDMTMPWSRTTWKRAACPDRWKEPAA
- a CDS encoding DUF1330 domain-containing protein, whose protein sequence is MAVDPEGAELARFVAEDPGRPLVMLNLLRFAPGGRTLYGEYTRRTAAFLARYGGELLYSGDGETPLVAERGQAWDAVLLVRYPDRQAFSRMVADPEYQEITGLRTRALSEAVLQPTTPWGTQRRA
- a CDS encoding ATP-grasp domain-containing protein, producing MTVACLESLTFGLGRLVDAAGALGERLLLLTRDPSFYAYELDRLPPGSLDVVETDTFDVERLTGHLQDTPGLRGLISSTDTWTLTGAELTARLGLPGLDPAVLRLTRDKAAVRNRLHGAGLTRGQAVEVPATDPGAREQLLKEVGLPAVLKDTAGTGSQNVWLVRNEEELDRALGQSAGRSLKGRLFAEPYFSGPVYSAETLTWDHRTRLLGVSSRLMSPEPRFREEITAFPVAFPEPRRASLERWLDAVLDTVGYTDRFAHVEFVLTADGPEVVEINPRIGGALVGEGLCRALGVNVYEAMVETALGRRPGLVDTEPPGGPAVAFVLGYPSEPGLFTGVAGLDRLPGMPGAPTWYPVRRIGDPVEHLDDSRGYAGIVYAEAETAELATHRAVAAAGALRVLTEPFPAPDGRQAEGG
- a CDS encoding GHMP family kinase ATP-binding protein, which codes for MSGVCHGTLGELYQGPLRAGPAPEIAVVSFPVERHSWVYFTPGAATAEASPSALGEKSATAARLFLQHYGLTLPPGEWSRHSDLPVGVGMASSTADIVATLRCLFRLFSLEYDADVILGVLAAIERSDSVFLDEFALHLSGRHRVVRRLGTGIGFHTAFVTEPGTVDTAAVTPRLLDHYRRRGEEYERCLADLLKGFDSADPAAVARAASASAALSQEVLPKTTYDGLLAHRDEFGAEGVFVAHTGCLIGYLFTHRPDSATRADLSAYVRSLGHQCSFAQGGYG
- a CDS encoding class I SAM-dependent methyltransferase, which produces MTSTGGFLDDDFWTEFHDFLFSEQRYAQAEELLKTSPLLSFSPGTRVLDLCCGPGVFTVPLARRGHEVTGVDLSPAMLERARARTADAGARVAYVRADARTYEPPEAFDVVLNLFTSFGYFEDPADNARVLRTLHDCLTPGGTLVLDLAGKELLARRVTPPKVVRRGEDLMVQTDTVLDDWARLRSDWVLVRGERVTRATLVWFVYSAVELRRMAEEAGFGQVEVFGGFDGRPYDEHAERLVLRGRRPH
- a CDS encoding MFS transporter, which translates into the protein MAETARGEPGLRAALLPLTGPLRFLLLSSFLIPLGSFMVLPFMSVFLHERLGMGLGTVGVVLAAASLVQFSGGLFGGALAERVGLRRTMVWALSVRTAGFVGLLLALRWPSLAVGALVLTCCGAALYLPANKAYLVHGVDDERRPAFLSAGNAALNAGMAVGPLIAGPFVLSAPGWLFASATGLFLVVTAGHARLPEAGAGRPPDGGARSGVLAGLVALPFAANALAFYLYFHFQHFLAVYAVERASGTFYSLVLLLCFTLVIVVQPVASGLIRRMPYALALTLGFLGMAAGLAVLAAGTRAAMLAGAALITLGDIVLFLKNDLEALRRSPRSDAVVFGQQRLAAGLGACASGVLGGQLYGFGESAGHTGWFWLLAAAQCLLLPPALLALRRRAPGRPHHDDHEGALTPK